The region GTATTTGACCAATTCGATTGGTGGGTGCAGTTTTGTATCTTTGATTCATATATTACATGGGTTTCCTTTCTTTTGGAGAATCGTGGTGGATGCCAAAAAAAAACCGGAATGGATCAATCAACAGTATTTGATCATGAATGTGTGCATAACTATCATTTGGCTCCATGGCGAATTGCATCGGTGTATAAGTAAATGCTTTCGTTTAACCAGCATTGCAATTTCATTCAGATGCTACTTCAAAGGATGCGCTATTGTTGAAAAGACAGAGATCGGttaacagttacagtgaaaactgaTCAGATTTCGGAATCGGATACAATCGAAAAGGAGAAAACCTATGAATTCGAACTGTGGGTTTAAAGAAATGCAATCGGTAAACAATACATGTTTTAGGTACAAAATAATGAACAAACGTGGGCAAAATCAATACGTTTAATTTCAATACGAGCTATTACATGACAAAGATAACATTTTTAAGTCGATCTCTCTTTACAATGAGTAAAataaaaccctaaacccaaaatCTAAGAACTGGTAAATTTTGTTACAGCTTTCGTTCCCTCAGAAACAGCATGCTTTGCCAACTCTCCAGGCAAAACCAATCTCACCGCCGTCTGAATTTCCCTGGAGGTGATCGTGGGCTTCTTGTTGTACCTCGCAAGTTTCGAAGATTCCTGAGCAAGCTTCTCGAAGATGTCGTTGATGAACGAGTTCATAATCCCCATGGCCTTGCTTGAGATACCGATGTCAGGATGAACCTGCTTCAAAACCTTGAAGATGTAGATCTTGTATGTCTCCACGTTCTTCttgcttctcttcttcttcttatcgGTGGCACCGGCGCCGGCTTCCTTGGGAAGCTTCTTTCCGGCCTTTGGCTTTTTCTCGGCAGGGGATTTTTCAGCTACGGCGGTTTTCTTCTCCTCCGCTGGCTTCTTCTCAGCTGGCTTCTTCTCTGCTTTAGGCGCCATTGAAGGGACTTTTGTTTTGTAGAGAGGGAATTTGATGTTTaaaaagaaagagagagatgGCTGATACGTTGAGAAGATGAAAATGAAAGACGAATTTGTTGTGTTTATATGAGGATTGAGAGGCGTTGTCTGATTGGTTGATTTTAGATGTCCCGGATTGTGCATAGAGACCGTTGATATCtggtcttgattttttttttttcagcggACGTGATTTAATTTGCGAAATGACACGGATCAACATATTGGCGCATGTATTGTATAAGACGACTCGGTGTGGGCCTCGACGAGAAGCGACGCGACCCACGTGGCACTCCACAACGCCGTCATAACGCGGTGAACACCGCCCCCGCCTACTCGTTGCTTCTCGTCGCCCGGAACTCGTTGTCTTGGAAACGAGTTATAACGCCAAAAGAAATATACGTTGCGGAGTTTTTTACCGTTTAATAACGgtctatttcaaaaaaaaaaaaaattacctttttaccatttatatatatatacatgcattttatttcaaattttatatactTTTATCTCATTCTCTCTATATCTTTATACACattttctctcattctctctatatCTATATCTTTAATTCAAAAAATGGAGCAAAACCCAAACACCCCCCCTCCATCATCAAACTCAAACACAACCTCGCCTCTCGGATTTGCGGGGTACGAAAATTATTTTAACCTTTTGTCGTCTCAAGGttcaccacaaataccataccaaGGTGTCGCTTTCAATCCCACTTCACCACCACTGCAATTTCCCAACTCACCTTACGTTCAACAAAATCAATTTGGTCAAAACCCAAATTTACAACAAAATTTTTTCTCTACTTTTGGTTCGATGCAACAAACAACCAATTAACCGTCACCTACAACACAACCAACAGTTCAAGTGGAAGCAGGAAGTAGTaggaaagggaaagggaaagcAAAATCAAAAGGGAAATCAATAGCGGTGGAATCTGAAAATGCAGACGTTCCACAATGGTGGACACCGGAGGAGGAATACGCTTTGACGGCGGCTTGGTGTGCTACTTCAAAGGACGAACTTCGCGGAAATGGAATAAAAAAGGAGCTTATTGGGGGCGGTGCTCGACAAGTTTCACGCTATTTTAAGGAAAAATCTGTATCGCAACGACATGTTGAGCAGCAAATGGGGTATGATAACTAAGCGGTGCAGCAAATTCAACGGTATTTACAACCGGATTGCGACGTAACAACAAAGTGGAACCAACGAGTTTGATTTGTTCAAAGCTGTAGGGAACAATATCGGGTCGAAATTGGTCATGTTTTcgactttgaaaaatcatgggaattGTTGCGAGCGGATCCAAAGTGGAATAAAACGCCTACATCGTCGGAGGTTCAATCCAAAAGGTCTCGTAACTCTAGTTCGGTCGACGTGTCGGACGCACGGACTAACATCGACCTAAACGCCGATGACGATGAGATCCAGGATGATATCCAAAAGATATCCCCACCACGACGACCGCCCGGACGCGACAAAGCGAGGCGCGCTGCAAGACATGCGGAGGAGGTGGAGACGAGAGCAAAAGATGCGGCGGAAATGAGAGCGAATGTAACAGCccagaatctcaggtattgtcaaattatgtttttggggtgatttaagaggggactcggcgacttggagcctagactcgccgagtaggatcgcagacttggtcgcgggttcgcgactggactcgacgagtccagatatggactcggcgagtctacgctgtttagcgaaaaccctaaccgttcaggtttgggacgtataaaaaggactcattggccgtcattgttcattttagccttctgagaagaaccctaaatcgattgtgtgcatctggagcaaggattataggccattgttgatcatagaagagttgttgtgcaaggaagagaagagattggctagaggaacagcaagggagtcacattctgaggattggggacacagagaatacatcatccaggtaagaattcgagtatactctgctatattgatgtatttatggatttagggtttatggaacccttttgtgattagattgaatgttaccctagtcccctaaacgagtgtaaccctgtattgagacctttgggaggtccagaatgtcccatgtctgggcatttcgggaattgatgaaggttttggattggagtccttatgccttaggtcaaaatgtaaatgatgaatcatatggtgtatcatgagcactgaaatgaggactttacgtgatggatcagcctaggaaggccaggcctaggaatggtcgaagcagttctgaccttaggatgcagtttgaacggttgcatggcatggactcgccgagttcgatgaacagactcggcgagtagcttgaagattaactgggactcgtcgagttgttcttcagactcggcgagttgagtcggggtggccccgcgattcttccaggagtaactcgtcgggtcaaggaggatactcgacgagtagatagggaatctcagagagttggaggacgtctagactcaccgagtcgccatggcactcgccgagtccggtcgagtttaccgttgaccgttgaccgttgaccagagttgacctaagtatgacttcttagggatagtcacacttagaagatataagtgatAATGAgatatatgtgatgttatagggaggttgtagctcgtcggattgtgcacgagtgatttcaggatttgctagctttcagcattcacgaggtgagtcttctcactatactgtacccggaagggttgactgtgtgaccggaaggtcagatatgatatgtgatatgtatgctatgtgtggtaagttatttgtgatatgtgctatgtatgttatgtgggccggaaggcaatatgttatgggccgaaaggcgattatgttatgggccggaaggcgttgtgttgtggaccggaaggtcagggcctggaaagacgtatgtgcgtaagttgtatattggggaactcactaagcatttatgcttacagttgttatgtatgtgtttcaggtactagcgaggaccgtgggaaggcgctggcgtgatcgatacacactgaaggatgtttttatgatcttgggatttagactatttgtatttgacataatacttaaattatttatgccttgttttgaatggaaatattttatttttaaaatgaaaaatttgtttgaaaatttgcgttgttacaattggtatcagagccttggtttgagggattcgggtgcaccttcgggagtaactgaactcaaaccgaggatttgaggaaactttttaaataaaggcataaactttcgtaaatggttttgtggtaagcaataaagaagcagtgtgtacgatcagtcagcgcccgaacggtaaagatccccaaaataccttacaatgttatatgatataaattgttatgcatgctagaagactaggtattcatgataggact is a window of Lactuca sativa cultivar Salinas chromosome 1, Lsat_Salinas_v11, whole genome shotgun sequence DNA encoding:
- the LOC111886065 gene encoding probable histone H2B.1 — translated: MAPKAEKKPAEKKPAEEKKTAVAEKSPAEKKPKAGKKLPKEAGAGATDKKKKRSKKNVETYKIYIFKVLKQVHPDIGISSKAMGIMNSFINDIFEKLAQESSKLARYNKKPTITSREIQTAVRLVLPGELAKHAVSEGTKAVTKFTSS